The following proteins are co-located in the Verrucomicrobiia bacterium genome:
- a CDS encoding MCE family protein: MSSRANHFKLGLFVLAGLGTALLLLLLLGVGRTFRQPLLVETYLDQSVQGLEVGSKVKYRGVHLGSVHSIGFSRDRYEIGRPAELQRTYILIDVAVAEDAHRASGREAFLDMLKADVARGLRFRLNAQGITGLSFLELDYVDPYRAPQLDVTWTPEHLYIPSAPGTLTKLLSSAEQVFQKLEDADLALLLNNLNRVLTTAEAQIRDAQLADISRQATNLLAELRSSNTALHRLLSQPDLQSLPTSLTRTVEDLRHKIESLDLNALSTRLDRVLTSADTFFAGKETDLAATLDHLRAITANLRALSEIARLHPSSLILGAPPKPLQPAP; the protein is encoded by the coding sequence ATGAGTTCCCGGGCCAACCACTTCAAACTCGGTCTCTTCGTCCTCGCCGGCCTTGGCACGGCGCTCCTCCTCCTCCTCCTCCTCGGGGTCGGCCGCACCTTCCGCCAGCCCCTGCTGGTCGAAACCTACCTCGACCAGTCGGTCCAGGGCCTCGAGGTCGGTTCCAAGGTCAAGTACCGCGGCGTCCATCTCGGCTCGGTCCACTCCATCGGGTTCTCCCGCGACCGGTACGAGATCGGTCGCCCCGCGGAACTCCAGCGCACCTACATCCTCATCGACGTCGCCGTCGCCGAGGATGCCCACCGCGCCAGCGGCCGCGAGGCGTTCCTCGATATGCTCAAGGCCGACGTCGCCCGCGGCCTCCGCTTCCGCCTCAACGCCCAGGGCATCACCGGCCTCTCCTTCCTCGAACTCGATTACGTCGATCCCTACCGCGCACCCCAGCTCGACGTCACCTGGACCCCCGAACACCTCTACATCCCCTCCGCTCCAGGCACCCTCACCAAACTCCTGTCCTCCGCCGAACAGGTCTTCCAAAAGCTCGAGGACGCCGATCTCGCCCTGCTCCTCAACAACCTCAACCGCGTCCTCACCACCGCCGAAGCCCAGATCCGCGACGCCCAGCTCGCCGACATCTCCCGCCAGGCCACCAACCTCCTCGCCGAACTCCGCTCCTCCAACACCGCCCTCCACCGACTCCTGTCCCAACCCGACCTCCAATCCCTCCCCACCTCCCTCACCCGCACCGTGGAGGACCTCCGCCACAAGATCGAATCACTCGACCTCAACGCCCTCTCCACCCGTCTCGACCGCGTCCTCACCTCCGCCGACACCTTCTTCGCCGGCAAGGAAACGGACCTCGCCGCCACCCTCGACCATCTCCGCGCCATCACCGCCAACCTTCGTGCCCTCTCTGAAATTGCCCGCCTCCATCCCTCCAGCCTGATTCTCGGCGCCCCCCCCAAACCCCTTCAACCCGCCCCATGA
- a CDS encoding membrane integrity-associated transporter subunit PqiC — protein MKHRQPSRRAFVGATLLLPWAVGCRLQRPPLAPRTFVLDPPAPAASVVQTGSGVLLVRPFRVAPAFEARPFVIRLADNEYATDAYHLFLLPPTTLLTEAWARWFRETGRFDHVTTGGSQASVTHVLEGEITELYGDYRDPAQPRARIAMELRIFHPWQGPASPVQWRHRASQSVPLPRAGADELVAGWNEALAAVAHAVAADWPAD, from the coding sequence ATGAAGCACCGACAGCCCTCCCGTCGCGCCTTTGTCGGCGCCACCCTCCTCCTCCCCTGGGCCGTCGGCTGCCGTCTGCAACGTCCCCCCCTCGCCCCCCGCACCTTCGTCCTCGATCCCCCCGCCCCCGCCGCCTCCGTCGTCCAGACCGGCTCCGGTGTCCTCCTCGTCCGCCCCTTCCGCGTCGCCCCGGCCTTCGAGGCCCGCCCCTTCGTCATTCGCCTCGCCGACAACGAATACGCCACCGACGCCTACCACCTCTTCCTCCTTCCCCCGACCACCCTCCTCACCGAAGCCTGGGCCCGATGGTTCCGCGAAACCGGCCGCTTCGACCACGTCACCACCGGCGGCAGCCAGGCATCCGTCACCCACGTCCTGGAAGGGGAGATCACCGAACTCTACGGCGATTACCGCGACCCCGCCCAACCCCGCGCCCGCATCGCCATGGAACTCCGCATCTTCCATCCCTGGCAGGGCCCCGCCTCCCCCGTCCAATGGCGGCACCGCGCCTCCCAGTCCGTGCCGCTCCCCCGTGCTGGCGCGGATGAACTGGTCGCCGGCTGGAACGAGGCCCTCGCCGCGGTCGCCCACGCCGTCGCCGCCGACTGGCCCGCCGACTGA
- a CDS encoding ATP-binding cassette domain-containing protein — MAQTAEPPIAIQVAGLTAGYDGLTLLREVSFTIRRGEVFVILGTSGCGKTTLLRNMIGLETPLAGRVLIEGDDLLAAPPARRRQILRRFGVMFQNGALFGSLSVLENVRLPLEEFTRLDGPTMDLIARMKLHLVGLSAAADRLPGELSGGMQKRAAIARAMALDPGILFLDEPSAGLDPVTSAGLDDLILELSGTLGVTFVVVTHELQSIFAIASRAIMLDRDTQGILATGTPAALRDQPPHDKVRRFFRRESDPPPPHPSPIAAP, encoded by the coding sequence ATGGCCCAGACCGCCGAACCGCCCATCGCCATCCAGGTCGCCGGCCTCACCGCCGGCTACGACGGCCTCACCCTCCTCCGCGAGGTCTCCTTCACCATCCGTCGCGGCGAGGTCTTCGTCATCCTCGGCACCTCCGGCTGCGGCAAGACCACCCTCCTCCGCAACATGATCGGCCTCGAAACCCCGCTCGCCGGCCGGGTCCTCATCGAAGGCGACGACCTCCTCGCCGCGCCGCCCGCCCGGCGGCGCCAAATCCTCCGCCGCTTCGGCGTGATGTTCCAGAACGGCGCGCTCTTCGGCTCCCTCTCCGTCCTCGAAAACGTCCGCCTCCCCCTCGAAGAGTTCACCCGCCTCGACGGGCCCACCATGGACCTCATCGCCCGCATGAAACTGCACCTGGTGGGCCTCTCCGCCGCCGCTGATCGCCTCCCCGGCGAACTCAGCGGCGGCATGCAGAAGCGGGCCGCCATCGCCCGCGCCATGGCTCTCGACCCCGGAATCCTCTTCCTCGATGAACCGTCCGCCGGTCTCGACCCCGTCACTTCCGCCGGCCTCGATGATCTGATTCTCGAACTCTCCGGCACCCTCGGTGTCACCTTCGTCGTCGTCACCCACGAACTCCAGAGCATCTTCGCCATCGCCTCACGGGCCATCATGCTCGACCGTGATACCCAGGGCATCCTCGCCACCGGGACACCCGCCGCCTTGCGCGACCAACCGCCCCACGACAAGGTGCGCCGGTTCTTCCGCCGCGAATCCGACCCTCCCCCTCCCCACCCCAGCCCGATCGCCGCCCCATGA